Proteins from a genomic interval of Epinephelus fuscoguttatus linkage group LG16, E.fuscoguttatus.final_Chr_v1:
- the sdhaf4 gene encoding succinate dehydrogenase assembly factor 4, mitochondrial: protein MSLSLRLTYCASASRLLQSYSLNTGCSRAASGAVKDKEPLKKAKTPQGRFDSSEKSQDVLQKFPDDVNPVTKEKGGPRGPEPTRYGDWERKGRCVDF, encoded by the exons ATGTCTCTGAGTCTGCGGTTAACGTATTGTGCTTCGGCCAGCAGACTGCTACAGTCCTACAGTTTAAATacag GGTGTTCCCGGGCAGCCAGCGGAGCGGTGAAGGACAAAGAGCCGCTGAAGAAAGCCAAAACTCCGCAGGGTCGGTTTGACAGCTCCGAGAAGAGCCAAGATGTTCTGCAAA agTTCCCTGATGATGTTAACCCTGTAACCAAGGAGAAGGGGGGTCCTCGGGGTCCAGAGCCCACCCGCTACGGAGACTGGGAGAGAAAAGGCCGCTGTGTCGACTTCTAG